The genomic stretch GTCAGGAAGCGGGTCCCATCCTTGAGCTCTCCCCGCAGCACCGCGGAGCTGGACTCCCCCGGAAGGGTGTTGTTGCGGATCTGCAGATTGCTGACGCGCCCTCCCTCCATCTCGAATAAAAACGAACTATAGCTGACCTCGTTGTACGGCTTCTGGGCCTGCTCCGGCGTGAGGAACATGTTGACCACGCTGACCACCAGAAGGATGAGGATCAGGTAAAGGCCCAGATTCTTGACTATCCGCCCCAAGACATCGCCACCTCTCCCAATACACCCCGCCCCCAGGGGCGGAGAATGAGATAAAATAACGCAACAAAACCTAAAAAATCCGTTCGTCCCTCAAGAGAGATGACGACGGATATACGCCAACTTTATAATTCTAACACCGGGCCAGGGACAAATAAAACGAGAAACCCCGCAAGGAATTAAGGATTTTGTACCTTTATGCCCTGGAAAGGTCTCAGGAATTGACGGTGCTGTGCGCGCTGACCGAGTGGATATCCGGGAGGTGCCGCCACCGCCCCGCGTAGTCCAGCCCATACCCCACGACGAAGGCATCGGGCATGGAGAAGCCGCAGTAGTCCACATGAACCGCCACCTCGCGCCGTGCGCTTTTGTCCAACAACACGCAGGTCCTGAGGCTTGCGGGCTTGCGGGCCTGGAGGAGCTCCAGCAGGTAGGAGAGGGTATACCCCGTGTCGATGATGTCCTCGACGATAAGGACGTGCCTGTCCTCGATACTGCTCCCGATGTCCCGCAGGATGCGCACGACTCCGCTGCTCTTCGTCGCGTTTTCATAGGAAGAGACGGACATAAAATCGACGCGGACGTCCAGATCCTCGGGCATCCTCCGCACGAGATCGGTGAGGAAAAATACGGCCCCGTTGAGGATCCCCACCACCAAAAGCTCCTTGCCCCGCATGTCCGCCGCAATCCAGCCGGCCAAATCGGAGACGCGCTCCGCGATCTCCCCGCGAGAAAACAACACCTCGCCGATCCTGTACTCCTGCTCCACCACAACCCCAACCTCCTCAAACCCACAAAAAAGTGCGAAACGATCAAAAAGGGTCCGCCCCATCAGGCCGCCGCTCCCATGAGACAAGGGAGGAACCGCCCCTGACCGTCACGCCCCCTCCCCAGGGGAAACGGAAGCCCCTCCTGCCATCCAGCAGACGGACGAGCTCCAGACAGCGCGCCCGGGACAGGACGGGCAACTTCAAACGGCGCGCCAACTCACGAATCAGAAGGGCCCGGTCTCGGACGGACAATCCGGCGAGGGCTTCACGCCCCACCTCGACCGGCAGAGCAAAACGCCCTAACCCCACGGACTCGGCCAACTTGGCGCCGCGCCGCTCCTCCTCCTCCCGATACCCGCGCATCTCCTCGGCAAACGCCGCCAGATGCTCAACGGCTCCTGCGTTCACCCGCTCCACCGCCAGGGGCAGAAGCGACCGCCGAAGGAAGTTGCGCGTGTGCCTCAGGTCCTCGTTCGAGCTGTCCTCGCGCCAGGGGATCCCGCGGCAACGCAGGATATCCCTCAAAAATCCCCTCCTCAGGGAGAGGAGCGGCCGAAAAAAAAGGCCCCGCCTCTCGGGCATCCCAATACATCCACGGACCCCCGTACCGCGTATGAGGTTGAAGAGCACCGTCTCCGCCACGTCGTCCCGATTGTGCCCAAGGGCGATCCCCACGGCGCCGCAGTCCTCCGCCGCAAGGGTCAGGGCCTCATACCGCAATCTCCTGGCGGCGGCCTCGAGCGACTCCCCTCGCACCCTCCCCCGGGGCACGTCGATGCATGCCTCGCGGAAACCGACTCCCCAAGCGGCGGCCATCCGCCGCACGAAGGACGCATCCGCATCGGACTCCGCCCCCCGAATGCCGTGATTCACATGTACGGCCAGGACGGGGCCTCCGTAAAGCGTCCGGAAAAGCCACAGGAGCGCCAGGGAATCCCCGCCCCCCGAGACTGCCGCCAGAATGGTCCCCTTGGCCGGAAGCCATCCCTGACGCCCTCCCGTCTCGAAAAAAAAACGCGCCAGCGCATGCAGCGAAA from uncultured Fretibacterium sp. encodes the following:
- the hpt gene encoding hypoxanthine phosphoribosyltransferase translates to MEQEYRIGEVLFSRGEIAERVSDLAGWIAADMRGKELLVVGILNGAVFFLTDLVRRMPEDLDVRVDFMSVSSYENATKSSGVVRILRDIGSSIEDRHVLIVEDIIDTGYTLSYLLELLQARKPASLRTCVLLDKSARREVAVHVDYCGFSMPDAFVVGYGLDYAGRWRHLPDIHSVSAHSTVNS
- the tilS gene encoding tRNA lysidine(34) synthetase TilS, with amino-acid sequence MLGRCGGGASPRGRHGGRELKGNERPLESFYRAALDRLAPGERRREHGRDIPYALSLHALARFFFETGGRQGWLPAKGTILAAVSGGGDSLALLWLFRTLYGGPVLAVHVNHGIRGAESDADASFVRRMAAAWGVGFREACIDVPRGRVRGESLEAAARRLRYEALTLAAEDCGAVGIALGHNRDDVAETVLFNLIRGTGVRGCIGMPERRGLFFRPLLSLRRGFLRDILRCRGIPWREDSSNEDLRHTRNFLRRSLLPLAVERVNAGAVEHLAAFAEEMRGYREEEERRGAKLAESVGLGRFALPVEVGREALAGLSVRDRALLIRELARRLKLPVLSRARCLELVRLLDGRRGFRFPWGGGVTVRGGSSLVSWERRPDGADPF